From the genome of Cryomorphaceae bacterium, one region includes:
- a CDS encoding uridine kinase: MSEPKPYIVGIAGGSASGKTSFLNELRAGMPDGSICVISQDNYYLPREMQATDVHGQINFDLPTSIHREDFVNDLKKLVAGEQVCRREYDFNNPRSEPKLVCADPAPIIVMEGLFVFHFSEIWEMLDLKVYIDARHDIKLQRRIARDALERGYDESVVRYQWLHHVMPAYFKFLRPYRDLVDVIVTNNTHYRNGLKVLNNHLLAVLKERTVVLPAVSDSKGYA, from the coding sequence ATGTCGGAACCTAAACCATATATCGTGGGCATTGCAGGGGGAAGCGCCTCAGGAAAGACTTCTTTCCTCAATGAATTGAGAGCCGGTATGCCCGACGGCAGCATCTGTGTTATCTCGCAGGATAATTACTACCTGCCCCGCGAAATGCAGGCCACCGATGTGCATGGCCAGATTAACTTCGACCTGCCGACCTCCATCCATCGTGAAGATTTTGTGAACGACCTGAAGAAACTGGTAGCCGGTGAGCAGGTATGCCGCCGCGAATATGACTTCAACAACCCCAGGTCGGAGCCTAAGCTGGTTTGTGCCGACCCGGCTCCCATCATCGTGATGGAAGGGCTCTTTGTGTTTCACTTTTCTGAAATTTGGGAAATGCTCGATCTCAAAGTGTACATTGATGCGCGGCACGACATCAAATTACAGCGCCGAATTGCCCGCGATGCCTTGGAAAGGGGCTACGACGAGTCGGTTGTGCGGTACCAGTGGCTACACCATGTAATGCCGGCGTACTTTAAGTTTTTGCGCCCCTACCGCGACCTTGTGGATGTGATTGTTACCAATAACACTCACTACCGGAATGGCCTCAAAGTGCTGAACAATCACCTGCTGGCTGTGTTAAAGGAGCGTACTGTGGTTCTACCCGCAGTTTCCGACTCTAAAGGCTATGCATAA
- a CDS encoding LD-carboxypeptidase gives MRKPPPLTAGDEIRVLSTARKITPQEVEPAVQILESWGFRVSLGKHLYAEERQFAGTDIQRRADLQQALNDPQVKAILCARGGYGTARLLDELDFTHFHNTPCWLAGYSDVTALHNHLHRHLGICSLHSTMPVNFPTNTPEALESLRLALTGQNLEYSTEPHPLQRVGECSGQLTGGNLSMLYSLMGSPSQVDAAGKILFLEDLDEYLYHVDRMMLNLLRSGVLGNLAGLVVGGMTDMNDNAVPFGRTAEEIVREAIEPFDYPVCFGFPAGHIKDNRTLVLGQKTKLTVGESGVSLVQIL, from the coding sequence ATGCGCAAACCACCTCCGCTCACTGCGGGCGATGAAATACGAGTCCTCTCTACCGCCAGGAAAATAACCCCGCAGGAGGTAGAGCCTGCCGTTCAAATACTGGAATCATGGGGCTTTAGGGTGAGCCTGGGCAAACATCTCTATGCCGAAGAAAGGCAGTTTGCAGGTACCGATATACAACGGCGCGCTGATTTGCAGCAGGCACTCAACGACCCGCAGGTTAAAGCCATACTTTGCGCGAGAGGGGGGTACGGAACTGCGCGGTTACTGGATGAACTCGACTTTACACACTTTCATAATACTCCGTGCTGGTTAGCCGGATACAGCGATGTAACCGCATTGCACAACCATCTGCACCGACACCTGGGTATTTGCTCCCTGCACAGCACCATGCCCGTGAACTTCCCAACCAATACCCCTGAAGCCCTTGAAAGCCTCAGGCTGGCACTCACAGGTCAAAACCTTGAGTACAGTACCGAACCGCACCCCCTGCAGCGGGTCGGAGAATGCAGCGGGCAGCTTACGGGCGGTAACCTTTCCATGCTTTACAGCCTGATGGGCAGCCCCTCGCAGGTAGATGCCGCCGGCAAAATTCTTTTTCTGGAGGATTTGGATGAGTACCTCTACCACGTTGACAGGATGATGCTCAATTTGCTTCGTTCTGGGGTGCTGGGTAATCTCGCCGGATTGGTGGTGGGTGGTATGACTGATATGAACGACAACGCCGTGCCTTTTGGTCGCACTGCCGAGGAAATCGTTCGCGAGGCGATTGAACCCTTCGATTACCCTGTGTGCTTTGGTTTTCCGGCTGGTCATATAAAAGACAACCGCACTTTGGTACTCGGTCAAAAAACAAAGCTCACCGTCGGAGAGTCCGGGGTGAGCCTTGTACAAATATTGTAA
- a CDS encoding gliding motility-associated C-terminal domain-containing protein: MKWVILVFCCSLAYNVNAQLPCDHPDRIPLIVKVPNVFTPNGDGVNDLFRPEYNILSFDSYQLQVFNRSGVLIFFTDRPGMGWDGRTPSGTVAPGGSYFYVLEYAGPCEGNRLAGIVNLMR, from the coding sequence ATGAAATGGGTCATTCTTGTATTTTGTTGTTCACTGGCATACAACGTCAATGCGCAGTTACCCTGCGACCATCCCGACCGAATTCCACTTATAGTAAAAGTCCCTAACGTATTTACGCCCAACGGCGATGGGGTGAATGACCTTTTCAGGCCGGAATACAATATCCTTTCATTCGACAGCTATCAGCTACAGGTATTTAATCGTTCGGGGGTATTGATTTTCTTTACCGATCGCCCTGGCATGGGCTGGGATGGGAGAACACCATCCGGAACCGTCGCTCCCGGAGGATCGTATTTCTACGTGCTTGAGTATGCCGGTCCATGCGAAGGAAACCGTTTGGCGGGAATCGTCAACCTGATGCGCTGA
- the purD gene encoding phosphoribosylamine--glycine ligase: MNVLVLGSGGREHALGWKVGQSSLLRSLYFAPGNPGTAAIGTNLDVNILDFEAVKQACIEHDIAVLLVGPEQPLVEGIADFFAADDALKKVLVIGPSKEGAQLEGSKAFAKAFMQRHNIPTAAYQSFEKKEEKAAWAFLETLQPPYVLKADGLAAGKGVVIVDSLPAARKQLKSMFAGEFGEAGHKVVIEEFLKGVEMSVFVLTDGNAYKVLPAAKDYKRVGEGDTGPNTGGMGAVSPVPFARPDLMGKIHDRIIVPTINGLRSEKITYNGFIFVGLMIVKNEPYVIEYNVRMGDPETEVVMPRLKSDLLDMFEGIATGTLSERHVEVDERTAATVMLVSGGYPGSYAKGKTITGLDAAPEHVLVFQAGTAFGDDGSVQTSGGRVVAVTALGKDLERALGKAYEAANNVQFEGKSLRSDIGQDLLEMKVGR; encoded by the coding sequence ATGAATGTACTGGTATTGGGCTCCGGAGGTCGTGAGCACGCGTTGGGTTGGAAGGTTGGGCAGAGCTCGTTGCTTCGCTCCCTGTATTTTGCGCCCGGAAATCCGGGTACAGCCGCTATTGGCACCAACCTCGATGTCAATATCCTCGATTTTGAAGCGGTAAAGCAGGCGTGTATTGAACACGATATCGCTGTGTTGTTGGTTGGTCCGGAACAACCCCTGGTAGAGGGAATAGCTGATTTTTTTGCTGCCGACGATGCTTTGAAAAAGGTGCTGGTGATAGGCCCTTCCAAAGAAGGAGCTCAGCTGGAAGGTAGCAAAGCATTTGCGAAAGCATTCATGCAAAGGCACAATATTCCTACAGCTGCTTATCAAAGCTTCGAAAAGAAAGAAGAAAAAGCTGCGTGGGCATTTCTCGAAACGCTTCAACCGCCATACGTACTGAAAGCTGATGGGCTTGCGGCAGGAAAAGGGGTGGTAATTGTTGATTCGCTTCCAGCCGCCCGCAAGCAACTCAAAAGTATGTTTGCCGGTGAGTTTGGCGAAGCAGGCCACAAAGTGGTGATTGAGGAGTTTCTGAAAGGAGTTGAAATGTCGGTTTTTGTGCTGACGGATGGAAACGCATACAAAGTACTGCCCGCTGCCAAAGATTACAAACGTGTAGGTGAGGGCGATACCGGGCCAAATACCGGAGGTATGGGCGCTGTTTCGCCGGTGCCTTTTGCGCGTCCCGATCTGATGGGCAAAATCCACGACCGTATCATTGTGCCCACCATCAATGGCTTGCGCAGCGAGAAGATCACCTACAATGGTTTTATTTTTGTCGGGTTGATGATTGTGAAAAATGAACCCTACGTCATTGAGTACAACGTGCGCATGGGCGACCCCGAAACCGAGGTTGTGATGCCGCGCCTGAAGTCAGATTTGCTGGATATGTTTGAAGGTATTGCCACCGGCACACTCTCTGAGCGTCACGTAGAAGTTGATGAGCGTACGGCTGCTACAGTGATGCTCGTTTCAGGAGGCTACCCGGGGAGCTATGCAAAAGGAAAAACCATAACTGGCTTGGATGCTGCCCCCGAACATGTGTTGGTGTTTCAGGCGGGAACGGCTTTTGGCGATGACGGCTCTGTGCAAACATCCGGCGGACGGGTTGTTGCCGTTACAGCTTTGGGCAAAGACCTCGAAAGAGCACTTGGCAAAGCATACGAAGCCGCCAACAATGTGCAGTTCGAAGGCAAAAGCCTCCGCTCAGACATTGGTCAGGACTTGCTTGAAATGAAAGTGGGTCGGTAA
- the purQ gene encoding phosphoribosylformylglycinamidine synthase I, which produces MKFGVVIFPGSNCDEDMIYVLESIMGQQVERLWHKDTDLKGCDMIVLPGGFSYGDYLRSGAIARFSPIMEQVIRFSEKGGYVLGICNGFQVLCEAGMLPGALLHNNSRQFICKNVYLTPDNHDNIVTRSIPPGDVLKIPIAHGEGKYYLPNDELERITENGQVLFRYCDEQGKVSEFANPNGSVANIAGVCNAGKNVFGMMPHPERAADIELGNVDGRLIFESILDTISAPGA; this is translated from the coding sequence ATGAAATTTGGCGTTGTAATTTTCCCGGGCTCCAACTGTGATGAAGACATGATTTACGTGCTCGAATCCATCATGGGTCAGCAGGTAGAACGTCTTTGGCACAAAGATACCGACCTCAAAGGCTGCGATATGATAGTGTTGCCGGGTGGTTTTTCTTACGGTGATTACCTTCGATCGGGTGCTATTGCCCGCTTTTCGCCCATTATGGAACAGGTGATACGCTTCAGCGAAAAAGGCGGTTACGTTCTCGGAATCTGCAATGGTTTTCAGGTGTTGTGCGAGGCAGGGATGCTTCCCGGGGCTCTGTTGCACAACAACAGCCGCCAGTTCATTTGTAAAAATGTGTACCTCACTCCTGATAACCACGACAACATCGTGACGCGCAGCATACCACCGGGCGATGTGCTCAAAATACCCATTGCGCACGGCGAAGGAAAATATTACCTGCCCAATGATGAGCTGGAGAGAATTACCGAAAATGGTCAGGTGCTCTTCCGATACTGCGATGAACAAGGCAAAGTGAGCGAATTTGCAAACCCCAACGGATCAGTGGCGAATATTGCAGGTGTTTGTAACGCGGGCAAAAATGTGTTTGGAATGATGCCTCACCCCGAACGCGCTGCAGACATTGAGCTCGGCAACGTTGACGGTCGCTTGATTTTTGAATCCATCCTCGACACCATCTCCGCACCCGGCGCCTGA
- a CDS encoding YraN family protein: MAGHNQLGHLGEALACTHLEELGYRILERNWRYDRAEIDIIAEKEELLVVVEVKTRNTEFFGRPSEFVSQRKQELLMKAAEAYLESENLQSEVRFDIVGVVIDPAWPDKPGIRHIPGAFSAFG, translated from the coding sequence ATGGCCGGTCACAACCAGTTGGGTCATCTCGGCGAGGCCCTTGCTTGTACGCACCTCGAAGAATTAGGTTACCGCATCCTGGAAAGAAATTGGCGGTACGACCGCGCTGAAATTGATATTATCGCTGAAAAAGAGGAACTTTTGGTTGTTGTTGAGGTGAAAACACGCAACACAGAATTTTTTGGAAGGCCTTCAGAATTTGTTTCGCAGCGCAAGCAAGAACTACTTATGAAGGCCGCTGAGGCCTACCTCGAATCTGAGAATCTTCAAAGTGAAGTGCGATTTGATATTGTAGGAGTGGTAATTGACCCTGCATGGCCCGACAAGCCCGGCATCCGACACATCCCCGGAGCCTTTTCGGCCTTTGGGTGA
- a CDS encoding rRNA pseudouridine synthase, with protein MGDASGKNKKHKSPARGTRGGSRNKPLSNRDGKRPDRQASRTSSRPDGSRSSGGNRFDESSRGKSRVGDKDKGSTRRNSIPIRDQDSGFKVSRIKGKKKELVWEPRKSDEKDTGKRKPQPTGFERAIRLNRFIANAGICSRREADVLIEAGAIRVNGEVVTELGTKVGPDDIVHYGEQKLSREKNVYVLLNKPKDFVTTTRDPEGRKTVMQLVRAACREKILPVGRLDRQTTGLLLFTNDGDIAKKLTHPKYKIGKLYHIHTDKKVSPAHLEKLTSGLQLEDGPVKADKVSFVGESQRELGMEIHVGKNRIVRRMMEHLGYKVIKLDRVMLAGLTKKNLPRGHWRFLTPEEVNRLKML; from the coding sequence ATGGGCGACGCCTCAGGAAAAAATAAAAAACACAAAAGCCCTGCACGGGGTACGCGTGGCGGAAGCCGAAACAAGCCTCTGTCTAACCGGGATGGGAAACGTCCGGATAGACAGGCATCGCGCACTTCATCGCGCCCTGATGGCAGCCGTAGCTCGGGGGGCAACCGCTTTGATGAATCCAGCCGTGGTAAATCTCGGGTGGGCGACAAAGACAAAGGATCTACCCGACGCAATAGTATTCCCATTCGCGACCAGGATTCCGGCTTTAAGGTGAGCCGTATCAAGGGTAAGAAAAAAGAGCTGGTGTGGGAACCGCGTAAGAGCGACGAGAAAGACACCGGAAAGCGCAAGCCACAACCTACAGGTTTTGAGCGCGCTATTCGCCTTAACAGATTTATTGCGAACGCAGGTATTTGCTCACGACGTGAGGCGGACGTGCTGATTGAAGCCGGTGCCATTCGCGTAAACGGGGAGGTTGTAACCGAACTGGGAACCAAAGTGGGCCCCGACGACATTGTTCATTACGGAGAGCAAAAGCTCAGCCGGGAGAAAAATGTGTACGTGCTTCTCAATAAACCCAAAGACTTCGTAACCACCACTCGCGATCCGGAAGGCCGCAAAACGGTGATGCAACTGGTGCGAGCGGCTTGTCGCGAAAAAATTCTACCCGTAGGGCGCCTCGACCGGCAAACTACAGGTTTACTGCTGTTTACCAACGATGGGGATATCGCCAAAAAACTCACTCATCCCAAGTACAAGATAGGGAAGTTGTACCACATTCACACTGATAAGAAGGTATCACCTGCCCACCTCGAAAAATTAACTTCGGGGCTGCAATTGGAGGATGGTCCTGTGAAGGCCGATAAGGTGTCTTTCGTGGGCGAAAGCCAGCGCGAACTGGGCATGGAAATTCACGTCGGAAAAAACCGCATTGTGCGTCGCATGATGGAGCATTTGGGTTACAAGGTGATCAAGCTCGACCGTGTGATGCTGGCGGGTCTTACCAAGAAAAACCTGCCCCGGGGTCACTGGCGTTTTCTCACTCCCGAAGAAGTGAACCGCCTTAAAATGCTCTGA
- a CDS encoding DUF4412 domain-containing protein: MTQLVVTGHGRSILTEQIYTTMKHFVQIGLGIALFLGGTAANAQAFEGKIEFTKTIGPVSAQYIYYVKEDRVRVEELGEEGDVQGIMIVDTRMNTVTALSPERKMFIDVPNHRKPKEVKVETNKTGNTKTLLGMECTEWHVKCVHDGREATYWAAGDDFDFFIPMLNTMNRKDKLAVYFNLIPDAGGVFPLEGVERKINGTEISRLTVESVVRERLPDDLFAIPETFARFERD, encoded by the coding sequence ATGACCCAACTGGTTGTGACCGGCCATGGCAGGAGCATTTTAACAGAACAAATTTACACAACCATGAAGCATTTTGTACAGATCGGCCTTGGGATTGCCCTTTTTCTGGGAGGTACAGCCGCAAACGCCCAGGCATTCGAAGGAAAAATTGAGTTTACCAAAACCATCGGTCCGGTATCCGCGCAGTACATCTACTACGTGAAAGAAGACCGTGTTCGAGTGGAAGAACTCGGTGAAGAAGGTGATGTTCAAGGCATCATGATTGTGGACACCCGCATGAATACCGTTACTGCCTTGAGTCCGGAGCGGAAGATGTTTATTGACGTCCCGAATCACCGCAAACCAAAGGAAGTGAAGGTAGAAACCAATAAAACAGGCAATACCAAGACCCTGCTTGGGATGGAATGCACCGAGTGGCACGTAAAGTGTGTGCACGATGGCCGTGAAGCCACCTACTGGGCAGCCGGAGATGATTTTGATTTCTTTATTCCGATGCTCAACACCATGAACCGAAAGGATAAGCTGGCGGTATATTTCAACCTCATTCCCGATGCGGGCGGCGTGTTTCCGCTGGAAGGTGTGGAGCGCAAAATAAACGGAACGGAAATTTCCAGACTCACAGTGGAAAGCGTAGTGCGAGAGAGACTTCCGGACGACTTATTCGCTATTCCGGAGACGTTTGCGCGTTTTGAGCGCGACTAG
- a CDS encoding tetratricopeptide repeat protein, whose protein sequence is MRYFALVLFFLSVSATAQVNVNNQIFKSKQALGRNDFTEAIHLLNGVIPIRPDLYEPFFLRAVARYNLGDYKGAEQDLTSALNIKPNFPDALLYRGVSRERLMNFHDAINDFDRALRLEPFNDNILVSKAFTKTHLEEHQQAIELCNQAIRINKKNERAFLCRAWNRYQTYDLEEAIRDYTRALKINQFNSDTYTKRGMTYAFQLKYDDALKDLDKALELDSLNLHAMFQLAHIYREMDQPDRAMNQYSRMINIDPASAMAYFERGNLLAETGDKDGAIEDFTMVIVLTGGHMITYFNRGSMYFDKGKYSAAVEDLSKAIEIYPGMAEAYFNRAMAYSRMGLNHKAQKDMDRAREIKSEMYALSGIEQAEELSKIRELATIREDFQGSDTRFGRIQNKRTEIRPAPDFFIVPEPWVPDSLKSEALYLGILTRMTSSTRPMVAMSHPGWMLDRAEERQERLNRDLAENPDNRMALIQQGILFQLLENYELALEVYDAVLSEEPDHTIALLNRSYVLHRMLFLTDALEASFSEKHKPDEAGSVIAGDYHQLAGNLERIIVLKPEFIPARFNLANLYASMGDHRSAVKTYRDIIELVPNLGAIHFNLALTLLYLNNRDDACKHLSSAGENGYQPSFAVMKRYCR, encoded by the coding sequence TTGAGGTATTTTGCGCTGGTATTGTTCTTTTTATCTGTTTCGGCCACGGCTCAGGTAAACGTGAACAACCAGATTTTTAAAAGCAAGCAGGCTTTGGGGCGAAACGACTTCACAGAGGCCATTCATTTGCTCAATGGTGTCATTCCAATTCGCCCCGACTTGTATGAGCCCTTCTTTTTGAGGGCTGTAGCGCGGTACAACCTGGGGGATTACAAAGGTGCCGAACAGGATCTTACTTCGGCACTCAACATCAAACCCAACTTTCCCGACGCATTGTTATACCGAGGCGTGAGCAGGGAGCGCCTGATGAATTTTCACGACGCCATCAACGATTTTGACCGCGCGCTCCGCCTGGAGCCTTTCAATGACAACATACTCGTAAGCAAGGCATTTACCAAAACGCATCTGGAAGAACACCAGCAGGCCATTGAGCTATGCAACCAAGCCATTCGCATCAACAAAAAGAACGAACGGGCATTTCTTTGCCGGGCGTGGAACAGATACCAAACCTATGACCTTGAAGAAGCTATACGTGATTACACGCGGGCGCTAAAAATCAACCAGTTCAATAGCGACACCTACACCAAACGGGGGATGACCTATGCCTTTCAGCTTAAATATGACGACGCGCTGAAGGACCTCGACAAGGCGCTTGAGCTGGATTCATTGAATCTGCACGCCATGTTTCAACTGGCTCATATTTATCGCGAAATGGATCAGCCTGATCGTGCTATGAATCAGTATTCTCGCATGATTAATATTGACCCGGCCTCTGCCATGGCCTACTTTGAGCGCGGTAATTTGCTGGCTGAAACCGGCGATAAAGACGGGGCCATTGAAGATTTTACCATGGTGATTGTGCTTACCGGAGGACACATGATCACCTACTTCAACCGCGGAAGCATGTATTTCGACAAAGGCAAATACTCTGCGGCGGTAGAAGACCTCAGCAAAGCCATCGAAATCTATCCGGGTATGGCCGAGGCATATTTCAACCGCGCCATGGCTTACTCGCGAATGGGATTGAATCACAAGGCGCAAAAAGACATGGATAGGGCGCGTGAAATAAAGTCGGAAATGTATGCACTCAGCGGAATTGAACAAGCCGAAGAGCTGAGCAAGATTCGAGAACTCGCTACCATTCGTGAGGATTTTCAGGGGTCTGATACACGCTTTGGGCGAATTCAAAACAAGCGTACAGAAATCCGACCTGCTCCCGACTTTTTCATCGTGCCAGAGCCGTGGGTTCCTGACTCACTTAAATCAGAAGCCCTCTATTTGGGGATACTTACTCGCATGACATCTTCCACCCGACCCATGGTTGCAATGAGCCATCCCGGCTGGATGCTTGACAGAGCCGAAGAGCGCCAGGAGCGTCTGAACCGTGACCTCGCCGAAAACCCCGACAACCGCATGGCACTAATTCAGCAGGGGATATTGTTTCAACTGCTCGAAAACTACGAACTGGCTCTTGAGGTGTACGACGCAGTGCTGAGCGAAGAACCCGATCATACCATTGCGCTGTTAAACCGTTCGTACGTGCTGCACAGGATGCTGTTTCTGACCGATGCGCTGGAAGCTTCATTCAGCGAAAAGCACAAGCCCGACGAAGCAGGCAGCGTCATTGCGGGCGACTACCACCAACTGGCCGGAAACCTTGAGCGCATCATTGTACTGAAACCAGAGTTTATCCCTGCGCGCTTCAACCTTGCCAACTTGTACGCCTCCATGGGCGACCATCGCTCTGCTGTAAAGACTTACCGCGATATTATTGAACTTGTGCCCAATCTGGGTGCAATTCACTTCAACCTGGCCCTTACCCTGCTCTACCTCAACAATCGCGACGATGCGTGCAAACACCTGAGCAGTGCCGGTGAAAACGGATACCAGCCATCTTTTGCTGTAATGAAACGCTACTGCCGATGA
- a CDS encoding RNA-binding S4 domain-containing protein codes for MSDPRFDKYLWTVRLFKTRSQAAAACKKGHVTINGKAAKAAQPARKGDTIAVKTTPIWRTFQILDHPANRVKGALVPEYLLENTPPEELKRLEEYRLVQRDQILFQHDRGRPTKRDRRKIDRFKSDD; via the coding sequence ATGAGTGATCCGCGTTTCGATAAATACCTCTGGACGGTGCGTCTTTTCAAAACGCGCAGCCAGGCAGCAGCGGCCTGTAAAAAAGGACACGTAACCATCAACGGAAAAGCTGCCAAAGCAGCCCAGCCTGCCAGAAAAGGCGATACCATTGCGGTGAAAACAACACCCATCTGGCGCACGTTCCAAATTTTGGATCACCCTGCCAACCGGGTAAAGGGTGCGCTTGTGCCGGAATACCTTCTGGAAAACACACCGCCCGAAGAGCTTAAAAGGCTTGAGGAATACAGACTCGTCCAGCGCGATCAGATACTTTTTCAGCACGACCGCGGAAGGCCAACCAAGCGCGACAGAAGAAAAATAGATCGGTTTAAAAGCGACGACTAA
- a CDS encoding methionine--tRNA ligase, protein MKAPKRYTITAALPYANGPLHIGHIAGVYIPADIYARYLRMQGRQVLFVCGSDEHGAAITMRARKEGVSPREIVDRYHEINRNAFEQFGISFDIYHRTSSELHHECAQEFFTHLHNQGVFTEKESEQYYDPEAGQFLADRYILGECPKCGHPEAYGDQCEKCGSTLSPTELINPRSAISGTRPELKKTSHWYLPMQLHEEWLRTWLNDGQLNDKPHHDPKEWKNHVLGQCRSWLDGGLQERAMTRDLDWGVKVPLQNAKGKVLYVWLDAPIGYISATRQWAADHQLDWKPWWQDEDTRLVHFLAKDNIVFHCIIFPIILKSHGAYILPHNVPANEFLNLEGKKISTSRNWAVWLHEYLEDFAGKRDELRYVLNSIAPENKDSEFTWKDFAERVNNELLAILGNFINRVVVLSHKYYGGVVPEAGSDESDYGIEENIRQCPVEVARLIEGYKFREAQQRVMNLARLGNKYLTETEPWKLQKTDPRKVQAILNNCLQITANLGVLLQPFLPDTAERICKMLNLEPEKTGRWSAAGSMHLLTTGHTIGAAELLFGRIENDVIDAQVAKLKTEDSVLHQESSTQPVHTPQLADISFDDFTKLDLRVGKVLEAAPVPKTDKLMQLLVDTGLDKRTIVSGIAHCFTAQDVIGREVCVVMNLAPRKIRGIESQGMVLMAENSEGVLTFVAPPANWPAGSVVR, encoded by the coding sequence TTGAAAGCTCCGAAACGCTATACCATTACCGCTGCGCTTCCTTATGCCAACGGCCCTCTTCACATCGGGCATATAGCCGGTGTGTACATTCCCGCAGACATCTACGCCCGTTACCTCCGCATGCAGGGGCGCCAGGTACTTTTTGTGTGTGGAAGCGATGAACACGGCGCGGCCATCACCATGCGTGCCCGAAAAGAAGGTGTTAGCCCCCGCGAAATTGTGGATCGATACCATGAAATCAACCGCAATGCCTTTGAGCAATTTGGAATCTCTTTCGATATCTATCACCGAACCTCTTCGGAGCTCCATCACGAGTGCGCTCAGGAATTCTTCACCCACCTGCACAACCAAGGCGTTTTCACAGAGAAGGAGAGCGAACAATACTACGACCCTGAGGCAGGGCAATTTCTCGCCGACCGCTACATCCTGGGTGAATGCCCAAAATGCGGACACCCTGAAGCCTACGGCGACCAATGCGAAAAATGCGGTTCAACCCTCAGCCCTACAGAGTTGATCAACCCCAGAAGTGCCATCAGCGGTACCCGACCGGAGTTGAAAAAAACCTCCCACTGGTACCTTCCCATGCAATTGCACGAAGAATGGCTGCGTACGTGGCTCAACGACGGGCAACTCAACGACAAGCCCCATCACGACCCCAAAGAGTGGAAGAACCATGTATTGGGGCAATGTCGGTCGTGGTTGGATGGAGGCTTGCAGGAGCGTGCCATGACCCGCGATCTGGACTGGGGCGTAAAGGTGCCGCTGCAAAATGCAAAGGGTAAAGTATTGTATGTATGGCTCGATGCACCCATCGGATACATCAGTGCCACGCGCCAATGGGCTGCCGACCATCAACTCGACTGGAAACCCTGGTGGCAAGATGAAGACACGCGACTGGTACATTTTCTGGCCAAAGACAACATTGTTTTTCACTGTATCATATTCCCGATTATCCTCAAAAGCCACGGAGCGTACATCCTGCCGCACAATGTGCCGGCCAACGAGTTTCTCAACCTGGAGGGAAAGAAAATCTCAACCTCCCGCAACTGGGCTGTGTGGCTGCATGAATACCTCGAGGATTTTGCTGGCAAGCGCGATGAGCTTCGATACGTGCTCAACTCCATTGCCCCTGAAAACAAAGACAGTGAGTTTACCTGGAAAGATTTTGCTGAAAGGGTGAACAATGAATTGCTGGCCATTCTTGGCAACTTTATAAACCGCGTAGTGGTGCTGAGTCACAAATACTACGGAGGAGTTGTTCCCGAAGCGGGTTCGGATGAGAGCGACTACGGCATTGAGGAAAACATCAGGCAATGCCCTGTGGAGGTGGCGCGGTTGATTGAGGGCTACAAATTTCGCGAAGCCCAGCAGCGCGTGATGAACCTCGCGCGTTTGGGCAATAAATACCTCACCGAAACCGAGCCCTGGAAGCTCCAGAAAACAGACCCCCGGAAAGTACAGGCCATCCTGAACAACTGCCTGCAGATTACCGCCAATCTCGGGGTGTTGTTGCAGCCCTTTTTGCCCGACACCGCAGAGCGCATTTGCAAGATGTTGAATTTGGAACCAGAAAAAACAGGCCGCTGGAGTGCAGCAGGATCCATGCATCTCCTTACAACAGGCCACACCATTGGAGCTGCCGAGTTGCTCTTCGGCCGAATAGAAAATGACGTGATTGATGCCCAGGTGGCTAAACTAAAAACCGAAGACTCCGTTTTGCATCAGGAAAGCAGCACCCAGCCCGTTCATACCCCTCAGTTGGCTGACATTTCATTTGACGATTTCACCAAGCTCGATCTACGTGTAGGCAAAGTATTGGAGGCTGCACCGGTTCCCAAAACCGATAAGCTGATGCAACTGCTGGTGGACACCGGACTTGACAAGCGCACGATTGTTTCGGGTATTGCGCATTGCTTCACGGCCCAGGATGTCATTGGCCGCGAAGTGTGCGTGGTGATGAACCTTGCTCCGCGCAAAATTCGGGGCATTGAATCACAAGGAATGGTGCTGATGGCCGAGAACAGCGAAGGTGTATTGACCTTTGTGGCTCCACCTGCGAACTGGCCAGCCGGCAGCGTGGTGCGCTAG